In Fusobacterium perfoetens, a single genomic region encodes these proteins:
- a CDS encoding transcriptional regulator, giving the protein MINISNKAIKKFFNLIEDSREFYKEFLKTDGGAGYIPEIYLEMQEFVHLNNKYNNYFKENLEKDLNLTDYNYIYCIGSSDRINITQLSKKIKNSKGYTSKVIKKLSVLNYIKTFQEEGNKKDIYVELTKTGRKAYEDFYNKIEETEDNFYKFLWENYNEEELKFIYNFFLKINKFQNEDI; this is encoded by the coding sequence GTGATAAATATTTCAAATAAAGCAATAAAAAAATTTTTTAATTTAATAGAGGATAGTAGAGAGTTTTATAAGGAGTTTTTAAAGACAGACGGAGGAGCTGGATATATACCAGAAATCTACCTAGAGATGCAAGAATTTGTACATCTCAATAATAAATACAATAATTATTTCAAAGAAAACCTAGAAAAAGACTTGAATTTGACAGATTACAATTATATTTATTGCATTGGTTCTAGTGATAGAATAAATATAACTCAGCTATCAAAAAAGATAAAAAATAGTAAAGGTTACACTAGCAAAGTAATAAAAAAACTTTCTGTATTAAATTACATCAAAACTTTTCAAGAAGAGGGAAATAAAAAAGATATTTATGTAGAACTTACCAAAACAGGAAGAAAAGCCTACGAAGATTTTTATAATAAGATAGAGGAAACAGAGGATAATTTTTATAAATTCCTTTGGGAGAACTATAATGAAGAAGAACTAAAGTTTATATATAATTTCTTCTTAAAAATAAATAAATTCCAAAATGAGGATATATAA
- a CDS encoding PTS transporter subunit EIIC has protein sequence MKKGFSILQRVGRAFMLPIAVLPMAGILLGVGGAFTSKAVIDTYHLTFLEPGTILNKILVLFSNSGSFVFANLSVIFAVGVAIGLANQNKETAALSGLLGFLLFHTVIGTVLGFMGYTADTTTVQAFMDSGFSYDVAVGKAALYTKELGIFTLQTGVLGGIICGCVSAIITNKFSNKTLPDYLAFFSGNRLVPVLTMVFFIPLGIVVPFIWPSIFSAVVKAGAAFTAMGPFGTFLYGVTGRLLNVFGLHHAVYPLFWYTELGGSMEIAGQLVSGGQRIFFAQLADPTTLHYSANATRTMTGGFLPMMFGLPAAALAMYRCADASNKAKVKGILISAALTSFLTGITEPLEFTFLFVAPPLYIIHALLEGIAYGVLHFLNVAVGITFSRGIIDFTFFGLLQGMAKTSYQWILILGPFYSIIYYFIFKFMIEKFNYNTPGRNEGEAKLYTRKDFQGSTGEDLTDEIVVALGGVENIKGIDACITRLRVTVKDSKKVAPDSRWKELKSQGVIRSGEGIQIIYGTQAEIYKNKIIKKYNL, from the coding sequence ATGAAAAAAGGATTTTCTATTTTACAAAGAGTCGGTAGAGCATTTATGTTGCCAATAGCTGTTTTACCTATGGCTGGTATACTTTTAGGAGTTGGAGGAGCATTTACTTCTAAAGCTGTTATCGACACTTATCATCTTACTTTTTTAGAGCCTGGAACTATTTTAAATAAAATATTAGTTCTTTTCTCTAACTCTGGTTCTTTTGTTTTTGCTAATCTATCTGTGATATTTGCTGTTGGAGTTGCAATCGGTCTTGCAAATCAAAACAAAGAGACTGCAGCACTATCTGGGTTATTAGGATTTTTGCTTTTCCACACTGTTATAGGAACTGTACTTGGATTTATGGGATATACTGCTGATACAACTACAGTTCAAGCTTTTATGGACAGTGGATTTTCTTATGATGTAGCTGTTGGAAAAGCTGCTCTTTACACTAAGGAGCTTGGAATATTTACACTACAAACAGGAGTTCTTGGAGGAATTATCTGTGGTTGTGTATCTGCTATCATCACTAATAAATTTTCTAACAAAACTTTACCAGATTATTTAGCTTTCTTCAGTGGAAATAGACTTGTACCAGTTTTAACAATGGTATTTTTTATCCCACTTGGAATAGTTGTTCCATTTATTTGGCCGTCTATATTCTCTGCTGTTGTTAAAGCTGGAGCTGCTTTCACTGCAATGGGACCTTTTGGTACTTTCCTATATGGAGTTACTGGAAGACTTCTAAATGTATTCGGACTTCACCACGCTGTTTATCCATTATTCTGGTATACAGAACTTGGTGGAAGTATGGAGATTGCTGGTCAATTAGTTTCTGGAGGACAAAGAATATTCTTTGCTCAACTTGCTGACCCTACAACTTTACATTATTCAGCTAACGCTACAAGAACTATGACTGGAGGATTTTTACCAATGATGTTTGGACTTCCTGCTGCTGCTCTTGCTATGTATAGATGTGCTGATGCAAGTAACAAAGCTAAAGTAAAAGGAATTTTAATTTCTGCTGCTTTAACTTCTTTCTTAACAGGAATAACTGAACCATTAGAATTTACTTTCTTGTTCGTTGCTCCACCTCTATATATAATCCATGCTCTTTTAGAGGGAATCGCTTATGGAGTTTTACATTTCCTTAATGTAGCAGTTGGAATTACTTTCTCTAGAGGAATCATTGACTTTACTTTCTTTGGACTTTTACAAGGAATGGCAAAAACTTCTTATCAATGGATATTAATTTTAGGACCATTCTACTCTATTATCTATTATTTCATATTCAAATTTATGATAGAGAAATTTAACTACAACACTCCAGGAAGAAATGAGGGAGAGGCAAAACTTTACACTAGAAAAGATTTCCAAGGAAGTACAGGAGAAGACTTAACTGATGAAATAGTTGTGGCTCTTGGAGGAGTTGAAAATATAAAAGGTATCGACGCTTGTATCACAAGACTTAGAGTAACTGTTAAAGATAGTAAAAAAGTTGCTCCAGACTCAAGATGGAAAGAATTAAAATCTCAAGGAGTTATAAGAAGTGGAGAGGGTATCCAAATAATCTACGGTACTCAAGCTGAGATTTATAAAAATAAAATAATTAAAAAATACAATCTATAA
- a CDS encoding nucleotidyl transferase AbiEii/AbiGii toxin family protein produces the protein MILHKELENFKALISLTAKDMGILEFYIEKDYWVTYILKKLSNSSFKNDVVFKGGTSLSKGYNAINRFSEDIDLQLINSSLGDNQKKKLLKNIEETITEGMIYLPKHPRESKRGNIRKTIYQYPIQINEEDKGQVSDVIVLEINSLSTPEPTEILEIESYIAKYLRKIGKEEFIPQFQLESFKINVLSVKRTFIEKLFAVLDYTFEDNAEIELGNKIRHLYDLHKLYQLDVIKDFLKTEDSYKMASKVVVQNDFFGKRKGTIYRNSFLYDDFERINKIESVYKTKFKSMVFGEFPNFENLKDTLKILLDFIEKWEKEYRKEI, from the coding sequence GTGATACTTCATAAAGAGTTAGAAAATTTTAAAGCTTTAATATCCCTTACAGCTAAAGATATGGGGATTTTAGAGTTCTATATAGAAAAAGATTATTGGGTAACATATATTCTAAAAAAATTAAGTAACAGTTCCTTTAAAAATGATGTTGTTTTTAAAGGTGGAACTTCTCTTTCAAAGGGATATAATGCTATAAATAGATTTTCTGAAGATATAGATTTACAACTTATCAATTCATCTTTAGGAGATAATCAAAAGAAAAAACTATTAAAAAATATAGAAGAAACAATAACTGAGGGTATGATTTATCTTCCAAAACACCCTAGAGAATCCAAAAGAGGAAATATAAGAAAAACTATCTATCAATATCCTATCCAAATAAATGAAGAAGATAAGGGACAAGTTAGTGATGTTATAGTTTTAGAGATTAACTCTTTATCTACTCCTGAACCTACAGAGATTTTGGAGATAGAAAGTTATATAGCAAAATATTTAAGAAAAATTGGAAAAGAAGAATTTATTCCTCAGTTTCAATTAGAAAGTTTTAAAATTAATGTATTATCAGTAAAAAGAACTTTTATAGAAAAATTATTTGCAGTTTTAGATTATACCTTTGAAGATAATGCTGAAATAGAGCTTGGAAATAAAATAAGACATCTTTATGATTTACACAAACTTTATCAACTTGATGTGATTAAAGATTTTTTAAAAACAGAGGATTCTTATAAAATGGCATCTAAAGTAGTAGTCCAAAATGATTTCTTTGGAAAAAGAAAAGGTACTATATATAGAAATTCTTTCTTGTATGATGATTTTGAGAGAATTAATAAAATAGAAAGTGTATATAAAACAAAATTTAAAAGTATGGTTTTTGGAGAGTTCCCTAATTTTGAAAATTTAAAAGATACTTTAAAAATCTTATTAGACTTTATAGAAAAATGGGAAAAAGAATATAGAAAAGAAATATAA